One stretch of Phocoena phocoena chromosome 10, mPhoPho1.1, whole genome shotgun sequence DNA includes these proteins:
- the ZBTB22 gene encoding zinc finger and BTB domain-containing protein 22: MEPSPLSPSGAALPLPLSLAPPPLPLPAAAVVHVSFPEVTSALLESLNQQRLQGQLCDVSIRVQGREFRAHRAVLAASSPYFHDQVLLKGMTSISLPSVMDPGAFETVLASAYTGRLSMAAADIVNFLTVGSVLQMWHIVDKCTELLREGRASATTTTITTAAATSVTVPGAGVTSGSGGTVAPATVGSVRFHASSRASENQSPSSSNYFSPRESTDFSSSSQEAFAASAVGSRERQGGGPVFPAPVVGSGGATSGKLLLEADELCDDGGDGRGAVVPGAGLRRPTYAPPSIVPQKHWVYVKRGGNCPAPAPLVPQDPDLEEDEEEEDLVLTCEDDEDEELGGGSGVPAGGGSEATLSISDVRTLSEPPDKGEEQVNFCESSNDFGPYEGGGPGAGLDDSGGPTPSSYAPSHPSRPLLPLDMQGNQILVFPSSSSSSSSSQAPGQPPGNQAEHGAVTLGSTSAGALGMPGGTGGTPGGTGSGDGNKIFLCHCGKAFSHKSMRDRHVNMHLNLRPFDCPVCNKKFKMKHHLTEHMKTHTGLKPYECGVCAKKFMWRDSFMRHRGHCERRHRLGGGGGAGPGPGGTTGPALQPKRESPGGGGSGDEASGATPPSTRRVWSPPSVHKVEMGFSGGGGAN; encoded by the coding sequence ATGGAGCCATCTCCCCTGTCTCCCAGCGGGGCAGCACTCCCCCTGCCTCTATCGCTGGccccaccaccactgcccctgCCTGCAGCGGCAGTAGTGCACGTGTCCTTCCCCGAGGTGACCAGTGCCCTCTTGGAGTCTCTCAATCAGCAGCGGCTGCAGGGCCAGCTCTGTGATGTGTCCATCCGAGTGCAGGGACGGGAGTTCAGGGCTCATCGTGCTGTCCTGGCTGCCTCTTCCCCTTACTTCCACGACCAGGTCCTACTCAAGGGCATGACCTCCATCTCGCTGCCCAGCGTCATGGACCCAGGCGCCTTCGAGACTGTCTTGGCTTCAGCTTATACTGGTCGCCTCAGCATGGCCGCTGCTGACATTGTCAACTTCCTCACAGTGGGGTCTGTGCTCCAAATGTGGCACATCGTGGATAAGTGCACTGAACTCCTCCGAGAGGGCCGGGCctcagccaccaccaccaccatcaccactgctGCAGCCACTTCGGTCACTGTCCCTGGTGCTGGGGTCACCTCAGGGAGTGGGGGCACCGTGGCCCCTGCCACTGTGGGATCCGTACGCTTCCATGCCTCCAGCCGGGCCAGTGAGAATCAGTCCCCCAGCAGCAGCAACTATTTCAGCCCTCGGGAGTCCACTGATTTCTCATCTTCCTCCCAGGAGGCTTTTGCAGCTTCTGCAGTGGGCAGTAGGGAGCGTCAAGGAGGTGGCCCTGTATTCCCCGCCCCTGTGGTTGGCAGTGGGGGGGCTACCTCTGGGAAGCTGCTGCTGGAGGCAGATGAGCTGTGTGATGacggtggggatgggaggggtgcAGTGGTCCCTGGGGCTGGGCTCCGCCGGCCCACCTATGCACCCCCCAGCATTGTGCCGCAGAAACACTGGGTATATGTGAAACGGGGTGGAAACTGCCCAGCACCAGCGCCCCTCGTTCCCCAAGACCCAGACCTGGAAGaggatgaggaggaggaagacttGGTGTTGACCTGTGAGGATGATGAAGATGAAGAGCTGGGGGGTGGCTCTGGGGTGCCAGCAGGGGGAGGATCTGAGGCTACCCTTAGCATAAGTGATGTCCGGACCCTGTCTGAGCCTCCAGACAAGGGAGAGGAGCAGGTCAATTTCTGTGAGTCCTCCAATGACTTTGGCCCCTATGAAGGTGGGGGTCCTGGGGCAGGGCTTGATGATTCAGGGGGACCAACCCCTTCCTCCTATGCTCCCTCCCATCCTTCGAGGCCCCTGCTTCCACTGGACATGCAAGGCAACCAGATCCTAGTCTTCCCAtcctcttcatcctcctcctcctcctcacagGCTCCAGGCCAGCCACCAGGGAACCAAGCTGAACATGGGGCAGTGACCCTGGGGAGCACATCGGCAGGGGCCCTGGGCATGCCGGGTGGCACCGGCGGGACTCCTGGAGGGACAGGCAGTGGGGATGGAAATAAGATCTTTCTGTGCCACTGCGGAAAGGCCTTCTCCCACAAGAGCATGCGAGATCGCCATGTGAACATGCACCTCAACCTGCGGCCCTTTGATTGCCCCGTGTGCAACAAAAAGTTCAAGATGAAGCATCACCTGACAGAGCACATGAAGACACACACAGGCCTCAAGCCCTACGAGTGCGGCGTCTGCGCCAAGAAGTTCATGTGGCGAGACAGTTTCATGCGCCATCGGGGACATTGTGAGCGCCGGCACCGCCtaggcggcgggggcggggccggaccCGGACCCGGGGGGACCACCGGGCCAGCCTTGCAGCCCAAGAGAGAGTCCCCCGGCGGCGGGGGCAGCGGCGACGAGGCAAGTGGGGCCACGCCCCCGTCCACTCGACGGGTCTGGTCCCCGCCCAGCGTCCACAAGGTGGAGATGGGCTTCAGTGGGGGCGGAGGAGCAAACTGA